From Permianibacter aggregans, a single genomic window includes:
- the leuS gene encoding leucine--tRNA ligase — translation MEEHYHPEQIEPKVQTLWSDTDAFLATEDEHKEKFYCLSMFPYPSGRLHMGHVRNYTIGDVVSRVQRMLGKAVLQPMGFDAFGLPAENAAIQNGVPPAAWTDDNMAYMKGQLNRLGFGYDWSRELATCKPEYYHWEQWFFTRLMKKGIAYKKMAVVNWDPVDQTVLANEQVIDGRGWRSGALVERREIPQWFLKITDYAEELLSDLDMLDGWPDQVKTMQRNWIGKSEGLVIRFPLDGRDGNLEVFTTRPDTLMGATFVSIAAQHPLALEAAKTHPDIAAFIEQCKTQTTMEADMATMEKKGVATPFHVVHPVNGDKIPVWIGNFVLMEYGTGAVMAVPGHDQRDWEFATKYGLSIKQVIKPVNGDAIDLTQSAYTERGITINSGEFDGLDFDAALAKFDAYLSAKGLGEKRVNFRLRDWGVSRQRYWGCPIPVINCGDCGAVPVPDDQLPVTLPLDVKITGAGSPLKQLDSWKNCTCPNCGRPAERETDTFDTFMESSWYYARYSCPGNKEQMLDERAKYWTPVDQYIGGIEHAILHLLYARFFHKLMRDEGLVDSDEPFTRLLTQGMVVAETYYRIDADGKKTWFNPGDVEVELDDKARPISAHFVGDGQAVHIGGTEKMSKSKNNGVDPQKMIDKYGADTVRLFMMFAAPPEMQLEWSDAGVEGAHRFLRRLWRQVFQHRSAGLVKPLDVANLSEQQRELYRKTHETLAKVSDDMQRRYTFNTAIAAVMELSNAIGKFVAVDEQDRAVVQHALEMAVLMLSPITPHICHALWQHLGHEHYIHQSDWPEVDQSALVREVLTIVVQVNGKLRARLDVAADADEAAIKSLALTNDSVQKQMEGKTLRKAIYVPGKLLNLVVA, via the coding sequence ATGGAAGAACATTACCACCCCGAACAGATTGAACCGAAAGTGCAGACGCTGTGGTCTGACACCGATGCGTTCCTGGCCACCGAGGACGAGCACAAAGAAAAATTTTACTGCCTGTCGATGTTCCCTTATCCGAGCGGTCGTCTGCACATGGGCCATGTGCGCAATTACACCATCGGTGATGTCGTCTCGCGCGTACAACGCATGCTTGGCAAAGCCGTACTGCAACCGATGGGCTTCGATGCCTTTGGTCTGCCAGCCGAAAACGCCGCGATTCAAAACGGCGTACCGCCGGCGGCTTGGACCGACGACAACATGGCCTATATGAAAGGCCAGTTGAATCGTTTGGGTTTTGGTTACGACTGGTCGCGCGAACTGGCCACCTGCAAACCGGAGTATTACCACTGGGAGCAGTGGTTCTTTACCCGCCTGATGAAAAAAGGCATCGCCTACAAAAAAATGGCCGTGGTTAACTGGGACCCGGTTGATCAAACGGTACTGGCCAATGAACAAGTCATTGATGGCCGCGGTTGGCGCTCCGGTGCGCTGGTCGAGCGCCGGGAAATTCCGCAGTGGTTCCTGAAAATCACCGATTACGCCGAAGAATTGTTGAGTGATTTGGACATGCTTGATGGCTGGCCGGATCAGGTCAAAACCATGCAGCGCAACTGGATCGGCAAAAGCGAAGGCCTGGTTATTCGTTTCCCGCTGGATGGCCGTGACGGCAATCTGGAAGTGTTCACCACCCGTCCCGATACGCTGATGGGCGCAACGTTTGTCTCAATCGCCGCGCAACACCCGCTGGCGCTGGAGGCGGCGAAAACGCATCCGGACATCGCGGCATTCATCGAGCAATGCAAAACCCAGACGACGATGGAAGCCGACATGGCGACCATGGAGAAAAAAGGCGTCGCGACGCCGTTCCATGTCGTGCATCCGGTCAACGGCGACAAAATCCCGGTCTGGATCGGCAATTTCGTGTTGATGGAATACGGCACCGGTGCAGTCATGGCCGTTCCCGGTCACGATCAGCGCGATTGGGAGTTCGCTACCAAGTACGGTTTGTCGATCAAGCAAGTGATCAAACCGGTCAACGGCGATGCCATCGATTTGACTCAGAGTGCTTATACCGAGCGTGGTATCACGATCAATTCCGGCGAGTTCGATGGTCTGGATTTCGATGCGGCCTTGGCGAAATTTGATGCTTATTTGAGCGCAAAAGGCTTAGGGGAAAAGCGCGTCAACTTCCGTTTGCGTGATTGGGGCGTTTCCCGTCAGCGCTACTGGGGTTGTCCGATCCCGGTGATCAACTGCGGCGATTGTGGCGCCGTGCCGGTACCGGATGACCAACTGCCGGTGACGCTGCCGCTGGATGTCAAAATCACTGGTGCTGGTTCACCGCTGAAACAACTGGATTCCTGGAAAAACTGCACCTGTCCGAACTGTGGTCGTCCGGCCGAGCGCGAAACTGACACGTTCGATACCTTCATGGAATCGAGCTGGTATTACGCCCGCTATTCCTGCCCGGGCAATAAAGAGCAGATGCTCGATGAGCGGGCCAAATACTGGACGCCGGTCGATCAATACATCGGCGGTATCGAGCACGCGATTTTGCACCTGTTGTACGCGCGCTTTTTCCACAAACTGATGCGTGATGAAGGTTTGGTGGATTCCGACGAGCCGTTCACGCGCTTGCTGACGCAAGGCATGGTCGTTGCCGAAACCTATTACCGCATCGATGCCGACGGCAAGAAAACCTGGTTCAATCCGGGCGATGTCGAAGTCGAACTCGATGACAAAGCGCGGCCGATTTCTGCGCATTTTGTCGGTGATGGTCAGGCCGTGCATATCGGCGGCACCGAGAAAATGTCGAAGTCGAAAAACAACGGTGTTGATCCGCAGAAAATGATCGACAAATACGGTGCCGACACCGTGCGCCTGTTTATGATGTTCGCAGCGCCGCCAGAGATGCAGCTGGAATGGAGCGATGCCGGCGTTGAAGGCGCGCACCGTTTTCTTCGTCGCTTGTGGCGGCAGGTGTTCCAGCATCGCAGCGCTGGCCTGGTGAAACCGCTGGATGTCGCCAATTTGAGCGAGCAGCAGCGTGAGCTGTATCGCAAAACCCATGAAACGCTGGCGAAAGTCAGCGATGACATGCAGCGCCGCTACACGTTCAACACGGCGATTGCCGCGGTCATGGAATTGTCGAATGCGATTGGCAAGTTTGTCGCGGTCGATGAACAGGATCGCGCCGTGGTGCAGCACGCACTGGAAATGGCCGTGTTGATGCTGAGCCCGATTACCCCGCATATTTGTCATGCGCTGTGGCAGCACTTGGGTCATGAACACTACATTCACCAGAGTGATTGGCCGGAAGTCGACCAAAGCGCGTTGGTGCGGGAAGTGCTGACCATCGTTGTTCAAGTCAATGGCAAATTGCGTGCGCGCCTGGATGTCGCTGCTGATGCCGATGAAGCGGCGATTAAATCACTGGCACTGACAAACGACAGCGTGCAAAAGCAGATGGAAGGCAAAACGCTGCGCAAAGCGATTTATGTGCCCGGCAAATTGCTGAACCTGGTTGTTGCATGA
- a CDS encoding YdcF family protein — MHWDIIAIYTVKLLLLPPGINLLLILLAFWVGRWSRALSIALFSLSLATLYAFSTPFVAQGLVSQLQPTTALRLSLQAADQKDTAIVVLAGGRRNAAPEFDDIDTVSPRTLERLRYAARLQRQTHLPVLLSGGKVFGESTAEAVLMNDSFISDFRGAPHWLETKSRNTRENAEYSAKILKENNISTIYLVTDATHMPRAQYWFEQHSLKVIPAPTGFNRDGSGNIGPLAWVPNARALEMSSNVLHERLGLLWATMTG, encoded by the coding sequence ATGCATTGGGACATCATTGCCATCTACACCGTGAAATTGCTGTTGTTGCCACCGGGCATCAACCTGCTGTTGATTCTGCTGGCGTTTTGGGTTGGACGCTGGTCGCGGGCACTGTCGATTGCTCTATTCTCATTGAGCCTGGCAACGCTGTACGCCTTCAGTACCCCTTTCGTTGCCCAGGGGCTGGTGTCTCAGCTGCAACCCACGACGGCGCTGCGCCTGAGCCTGCAGGCCGCCGATCAGAAAGATACCGCGATTGTTGTGTTGGCTGGTGGCCGCCGCAACGCCGCGCCGGAATTCGATGACATCGACACGGTCAGCCCGCGCACGCTGGAGCGGCTGCGCTACGCCGCCCGCTTGCAACGGCAAACGCATCTGCCTGTGCTATTGAGTGGCGGCAAGGTATTCGGCGAATCGACTGCCGAAGCGGTGCTGATGAACGACAGCTTTATCAGCGATTTTCGCGGCGCCCCGCACTGGCTGGAAACCAAGAGCCGTAACACCCGCGAAAACGCCGAGTATTCGGCAAAGATTCTGAAAGAGAATAATATTTCGACGATTTATCTGGTCACCGATGCGACTCACATGCCACGCGCCCAATACTGGTTCGAGCAACACAGCCTGAAAGTGATCCCGGCGCCAACCGGCTTCAACCGCGATGGCAGCGGCAACATCGGCCCGCTGGCATGGGTGCCGAATGCCAGGGCATTGGAGATGAGCAGCAATGTGTTGCATGAACGGCTCGGATTGCTCTGGGCGACGATGACCGGCTAA
- a CDS encoding IS4 family transposase: MDKAKTMKTVLANLAQILPAGSVPILVMDAGFRNPWFKAIEKHGWHWVARIRGQVCYQKRLDKDWQACQTLHETATAIARRIGDVRLAKTHPHRCTLHLYKSKSTDSKRHRHRAVSRDANVLKAKRRAKEPWVLASSDSLSDLSSQEIVAIYKQRMKIEESFRDTKSHLGWRFEEMRSYLRHKIENLLIVAAVALFTLTVIGRYAESQQMQKDYQANTETKRRVLSALKLGWNVVRNRFTFRLALMRQALQDMTKVEYA, encoded by the coding sequence ATGGACAAAGCCAAGACCATGAAAACGGTGCTGGCAAACCTGGCTCAGATCCTGCCAGCGGGAAGTGTGCCCATTCTGGTCATGGATGCCGGCTTTCGCAATCCTTGGTTCAAAGCGATTGAAAAGCACGGTTGGCATTGGGTGGCCCGAATCCGAGGCCAAGTTTGCTACCAAAAGCGGTTGGACAAGGACTGGCAAGCCTGTCAGACCTTGCATGAAACCGCCACGGCAATAGCGCGCCGGATTGGCGATGTGCGGCTTGCCAAAACCCATCCTCACCGTTGTACGTTGCACCTGTATAAAAGCAAATCGACCGACAGCAAACGACACCGGCACCGTGCTGTCAGCCGGGATGCCAATGTGCTGAAAGCGAAGCGGCGGGCAAAGGAACCCTGGGTGTTGGCCAGCTCAGACTCGCTGTCCGACTTGAGCAGTCAGGAGATAGTGGCCATCTATAAACAGCGGATGAAAATCGAAGAAAGCTTCCGCGACACCAAATCCCATTTGGGGTGGCGCTTCGAGGAAATGCGCAGTTATCTGAGGCACAAGATCGAAAACCTGTTAATCGTGGCGGCGGTGGCGTTGTTTACCTTGACGGTGATCGGTCGTTACGCCGAATCGCAGCAAATGCAGAAAGACTACCAAGCCAACACCGAGACGAAACGGCGCGTGCTCTCGGCGCTGAAACTGGGATGGAACGTCGTGCGCAACAGATTTACCTTCCGTCTTGCCCTTATGCGACAAGCATTACAGGATATGACGAAGGTCGAATATGCATAA
- a CDS encoding EAL domain-containing protein gives MKRVFVFFTLLLLWCARPAWSAGNTMVFDVLDTETGLAQNTVNTMMRDSRGFVWIATQASLQRFDGYRLIDLLDAAGNEHTEHLTTRYFTTLFEDSLRRLWIGTNSEGMLLFDIELGQFLPVPAPLNDLKGTQASIRAFFIEGQQLWLATDAGLMRATMPSGNDPITLNNLGPKGQQIMAMVPDGRGGVYLATRGGGLRHVDVDNQERSIGAGQIPSVVYSLWSHDDMLWVGTEAGAYVVDMNRPSSIERIQHPLLNQMPVIAITGSNDGEIWFSMQSAGLLLFERVEKRFTHIVTHPSDPYSLPDMWVRSLMLDPNGLLWAGTALRGLGRAYSGADRFALYREYSGTMDEGNRNHIRSLYQDQADRIWLGMDGGGLKHLVPSENRYVYHTEVLKQALPEDVRNEVFRVQDIFPINDQAMLLASNFGLFEYTHSPTLKARRFNADVLGAARTDVRSVWRDADGTIWAGTTNGLFKIRDWERIDAHFHSANALTHNAVFSLFRDSDNTLWVGTLNGLNRLLPDGEWQRYRHDQQDPNSLCGNVVRDVYQDAGGTIWLGTHSGLCRVHDRRAKELQFTRYSKEDGLPDNTIYAVREDKLGMLWLSSNQGLIRFDRHEVSATQYDRFDGLQSNEFNGGSAFVNRRGEFLFGGVRGFNIFTPEQIQPELKDVPMHLVSYQVGSQPEVILLGEKQQTISFDFEQRVLTLQWAGIDYVASHRIQYRYRLLGLDERWIESGTRREAVYSNLDAGNYTLEIMARNHDGVWSSKPLQIDIQVRAPWWWNAWSKTVYAVTLLAMLSFWAWSMYRRSRERMSAAETIRLNEQRLKWALWGSGDALWDWNVATGELHRSGVDRLLGLPEQDMEQSIAWLENKLHPDDAPRALAALKRHLAGETDSFETEYRLQDAQGRWIWVLDRGRVVERDDAGHPLRMAGTMKDVSDKRRQEEELRQLASYDTLTSLPNRTLFNERLRHAIAHARRNQQRVALLFLDLDRFKQINDSLGHSAGDLLLKQVANRLRANVREEDTVARLGGDEFTVMLEDIVTVESVGVVAGKILKACEKPFDLGGHEVVISPSIGISVYPDDGDDTATLLKNADMAMYHAKEQGRNNFQFFVSAMNEAMRRRITLESALRKALERDEFTLHYQPKMNIASGQITGLEALLRWRSAELGSIPPDEFIPLAEDTGLIIPIGEWVLRHACQQLSDWQQQVELPMVPIAVNLSIRQLMHGDLSQQIQQILNGYQLDPKWLHLELTESLVMTNAAQAVGRLNAIRAMGVRLAVDDFGTGYSSLSYLRRLPIDTIKIDKAFVRDITVDEDDATIIRTIIAMAHSLKLTVVAEGVETSEQLHFLREEGCEELQGYWLSKPLPANDVMAMLQRHH, from the coding sequence GTGAAGCGCGTATTTGTTTTTTTCACATTGCTGCTGTTGTGGTGCGCGCGACCGGCCTGGTCAGCCGGCAACACGATGGTGTTCGACGTGCTCGATACCGAAACGGGTCTGGCCCAGAACACCGTCAACACCATGATGCGCGATTCGCGCGGCTTCGTCTGGATTGCCACCCAAGCCAGTCTGCAACGCTTCGACGGCTATCGGTTAATCGATTTGCTTGACGCCGCCGGCAATGAACATACCGAACACCTGACCACCCGTTATTTCACCACGCTGTTCGAAGACAGTCTGCGCCGGCTCTGGATCGGCACCAACTCCGAAGGTATGTTGCTGTTCGATATCGAGCTCGGCCAGTTCCTGCCGGTGCCGGCGCCGCTGAATGATCTGAAAGGTACTCAAGCCTCGATCAGGGCATTTTTCATCGAAGGCCAGCAGCTCTGGCTGGCCACCGATGCCGGACTGATGCGCGCCACGATGCCGAGCGGTAATGATCCGATCACACTGAACAATTTGGGCCCGAAAGGCCAACAGATCATGGCGATGGTGCCGGATGGCCGGGGCGGCGTATATCTGGCGACCCGCGGCGGCGGCTTGCGCCATGTCGATGTGGATAACCAGGAACGCTCCATAGGCGCCGGCCAAATTCCCAGTGTCGTGTATTCGCTGTGGTCTCATGACGACATGCTCTGGGTCGGCACCGAGGCCGGTGCTTACGTCGTCGACATGAATCGCCCCAGCAGCATTGAACGCATCCAGCACCCGTTGTTGAACCAGATGCCGGTCATTGCCATCACCGGCAGCAATGACGGCGAAATCTGGTTCAGTATGCAGAGCGCCGGTTTGCTGCTGTTCGAGCGGGTCGAGAAGCGCTTTACCCATATCGTCACTCATCCTTCCGACCCGTACAGCCTGCCGGATATGTGGGTGCGCAGCCTGATGCTCGACCCGAACGGCCTGCTCTGGGCCGGTACCGCGTTGCGCGGACTCGGCCGGGCGTATTCCGGTGCTGATCGGTTCGCGTTGTACCGTGAATACAGCGGCACCATGGACGAGGGCAACCGCAACCATATCCGCAGCCTTTATCAGGACCAAGCTGATCGCATTTGGCTGGGCATGGACGGCGGTGGATTGAAGCACTTGGTGCCGTCGGAAAATCGCTACGTTTACCACACTGAAGTGCTGAAGCAGGCGCTGCCCGAAGATGTCCGCAACGAAGTGTTCCGGGTTCAGGATATTTTCCCGATAAACGATCAGGCCATGTTGCTGGCCAGTAATTTCGGTTTGTTTGAGTACACGCATTCGCCGACACTCAAAGCCCGGCGCTTCAACGCCGATGTGCTCGGCGCGGCGCGTACCGATGTGCGCAGTGTTTGGCGCGATGCCGACGGCACGATTTGGGCCGGTACCACCAACGGGCTGTTCAAGATTCGTGATTGGGAGCGCATCGATGCCCATTTTCATAGCGCCAACGCCTTGACCCATAACGCGGTGTTCTCATTGTTTCGCGATAGCGACAACACGCTCTGGGTCGGCACGCTTAACGGCCTGAATCGATTGCTGCCCGATGGTGAGTGGCAGCGCTATCGGCACGATCAGCAAGACCCGAACAGTTTGTGCGGCAATGTCGTTCGCGATGTTTATCAGGATGCCGGCGGCACCATTTGGCTCGGCACCCATTCCGGGCTTTGCCGCGTGCACGATCGACGTGCCAAGGAATTGCAATTCACCCGTTACAGCAAAGAAGATGGCCTGCCGGACAACACCATTTATGCCGTGCGCGAAGACAAACTCGGCATGCTTTGGCTTAGCTCGAATCAGGGCCTGATCCGTTTCGATCGCCATGAAGTCAGTGCCACCCAGTACGACCGCTTTGACGGTTTGCAAAGCAATGAATTCAACGGCGGCTCGGCGTTCGTCAATCGGCGCGGCGAATTTCTGTTCGGTGGTGTACGCGGTTTCAATATTTTCACACCGGAGCAAATTCAACCGGAGTTGAAAGATGTGCCGATGCATCTGGTGTCATATCAGGTCGGCAGTCAACCAGAAGTAATTCTGCTCGGCGAGAAACAGCAAACGATCAGTTTCGATTTCGAGCAGAGGGTGCTGACGTTGCAATGGGCTGGCATCGATTACGTTGCTTCTCACCGCATTCAATACCGTTATCGTTTGTTGGGTTTGGACGAGCGCTGGATTGAGTCCGGCACGCGCCGGGAAGCGGTGTATTCCAATCTTGATGCCGGCAACTACACGCTGGAAATCATGGCCCGCAATCATGACGGCGTCTGGTCATCGAAGCCTTTGCAAATCGACATTCAGGTGCGCGCACCGTGGTGGTGGAATGCTTGGTCGAAGACCGTTTACGCGGTCACCCTGCTGGCGATGCTCAGCTTTTGGGCCTGGTCCATGTATCGGCGCAGCCGCGAGCGCATGTCGGCTGCCGAAACGATACGGCTGAACGAGCAGCGGCTGAAATGGGCGCTATGGGGTAGCGGTGACGCACTCTGGGACTGGAACGTCGCAACCGGCGAATTGCATCGCTCTGGTGTCGACCGTTTGCTCGGGTTACCGGAACAGGACATGGAGCAATCGATCGCCTGGCTGGAAAACAAACTGCATCCGGACGATGCGCCGCGCGCGCTGGCCGCGTTGAAACGACACCTCGCTGGCGAAACCGACAGTTTCGAAACCGAATACCGCTTGCAGGATGCGCAAGGTCGCTGGATTTGGGTGCTCGATCGCGGCCGGGTCGTCGAACGCGATGATGCCGGCCACCCGCTGCGCATGGCCGGTACGATGAAGGACGTATCGGATAAGCGCCGGCAGGAAGAGGAGCTGCGGCAGTTGGCCAGTTACGACACGCTGACCAGTCTGCCCAATCGCACCCTGTTCAACGAACGCCTGCGTCATGCCATTGCTCATGCCCGGCGCAATCAGCAACGTGTGGCGCTGCTGTTTTTGGATCTCGACCGCTTCAAGCAAATCAACGATTCGCTCGGTCACTCCGCCGGTGATTTGTTGCTCAAACAAGTCGCTAATCGTTTGCGAGCCAATGTCCGTGAAGAAGATACGGTTGCGCGCTTGGGGGGCGACGAATTCACCGTCATGTTGGAAGACATCGTGACCGTAGAGTCGGTTGGTGTCGTTGCCGGCAAGATTCTGAAAGCCTGCGAGAAACCGTTTGATCTGGGCGGTCATGAAGTGGTGATTTCGCCGTCGATTGGTATTTCGGTTTACCCGGATGATGGCGACGACACCGCGACGCTATTGAAAAACGCTGACATGGCGATGTATCACGCCAAAGAACAGGGCCGGAACAATTTCCAGTTTTTCGTTTCGGCGATGAACGAAGCGATGCGCCGGCGCATCACACTGGAATCGGCCTTACGCAAAGCGCTGGAGCGCGATGAGTTCACGCTGCATTACCAGCCAAAAATGAATATCGCCAGCGGGCAAATCACGGGGCTTGAAGCGCTGCTACGTTGGCGTAGTGCCGAGCTTGGTTCGATTCCGCCTGATGAATTCATTCCGCTGGCGGAAGATACCGGTCTGATTATTCCGATCGGCGAATGGGTGTTGCGTCATGCCTGTCAGCAATTATCAGATTGGCAACAGCAAGTCGAATTGCCAATGGTGCCGATCGCTGTCAACTTATCGATCCGACAATTGATGCATGGTGATTTGTCGCAACAGATTCAGCAGATTCTGAACGGCTATCAACTCGATCCGAAATGGCTGCATCTGGAATTGACCGAAAGCCTGGTCATGACCAATGCTGCGCAAGCTGTCGGGCGATTGAACGCGATACGTGCGATGGGCGTGCGCTTGGCCGTCGACGATTTCGGCACCGGCTATTCGTCGTTGTCCTATTTGCGGCGTCTGCCGATCGACACGATCAAAATCGACAAAGCGTTTGTCCGTGACATCACCGTCGATGAAGACGACGCGACGATCATCCGCACCATCATCGCGATGGCGCATTCCTTGAAACTGACCGTTGTCGCCGAAGGCGTCGAAACCAGTGAACAATTGCATTTCCTGCGCGAAGAAGGTTGCGAAGAATTGCAGGGCTACTGGCTGTCGAAGCCGTTGCCCGCCAACGATGTCATGGCCATGCTGCAACGCCATCATTGA
- the alr gene encoding alanine racemase, with protein sequence MRAARALISISALQHNLQHIRLLAPNTKIMAMLKANGYGHGLLRVGHALREAEALGVACVEEALELRDGGVSNEIVVLEGFFASREIPLMAKRGFTTVVHHEKQLRELEETPTDTPIKVWLKIDTGMHRLGFPPEQAMNAFERLSKLAWVQQPVGQLSHLACADEIDNPMTGEQNRLFQQLTRELPGDKSLANSPGVLAWPETHYDWVRPGLMLYGSSPLPGHHGAEHGLQPVMTLESQVFSTRRLKKGERVGYGSAWVAERDTTIGVVAIGYGDGYPRHAPSGTPVWVDGRIAPLVGRVSMDMITVDLGPEAELPIGARAVLWGAELPIEQVADHAGTIAYELMCGVTSRVPFMSV encoded by the coding sequence ATGCGTGCTGCCCGCGCGCTGATTTCGATCAGCGCTCTTCAACATAATCTCCAACACATCCGCCTGCTGGCGCCGAACACCAAAATCATGGCGATGCTGAAAGCCAATGGTTATGGCCACGGCCTGCTGCGCGTTGGCCATGCCCTGCGCGAGGCCGAAGCGCTCGGCGTTGCCTGCGTTGAAGAGGCGCTGGAGCTGCGCGATGGCGGCGTCAGCAATGAAATCGTCGTGCTCGAAGGCTTTTTTGCCTCACGCGAAATTCCGCTGATGGCCAAGCGCGGTTTTACCACCGTCGTCCACCATGAAAAACAGCTGCGTGAATTGGAAGAAACGCCGACCGACACGCCAATCAAAGTCTGGTTGAAAATCGATACCGGTATGCACCGCCTGGGTTTTCCGCCAGAACAGGCGATGAACGCGTTTGAGCGCCTGAGCAAGCTGGCTTGGGTGCAGCAACCGGTCGGTCAGTTATCGCACCTGGCCTGTGCCGATGAAATCGACAACCCGATGACCGGCGAACAGAACCGGCTGTTCCAGCAACTGACCCGCGAGCTGCCCGGCGACAAGAGCCTGGCCAATTCACCCGGCGTGCTGGCCTGGCCGGAAACCCATTACGACTGGGTGCGGCCGGGGCTGATGCTTTATGGCAGCTCGCCGCTGCCCGGCCATCATGGCGCTGAACACGGCTTGCAGCCAGTGATGACGCTGGAATCGCAGGTGTTCTCGACTCGCCGGCTGAAGAAAGGTGAGCGGGTTGGCTATGGCTCGGCCTGGGTTGCCGAGCGCGACACCACCATTGGCGTCGTCGCCATCGGCTATGGTGACGGCTATCCGCGCCACGCCCCGAGCGGCACACCGGTTTGGGTCGATGGCCGTATCGCGCCATTGGTCGGTCGGGTATCGATGGATATGATCACGGTCGATTTGGGCCCGGAAGCCGAGCTACCGATTGGCGCCCGCGCTGTACTCTGGGGCGCCGAGTTGCCTATCGAACAGGTTGCCGACCATGCCGGCACCATTGCCTACGAACTGATGTGCGGGGTGACTTCCCGTGTGCCATTCATGTCAGTTTGA
- a CDS encoding LytR/AlgR family response regulator transcription factor, which yields MTASRPTALIADDEPLLREALARQLQQVWPELEIIAEARNGRDAVKHFEERHPDVCFLDVQMPGMSGVEAAQKIGHRAHLVFVTAFDHYAVQAFAQGVLDYVMKPVECARLAETVARVKERMRAAEPALNTEALLQQLTAQIAELRSGVPSALKWIRAQMGNNVRLIAVDDIDFLRSDTKYTLIAWRGDNGQPAEALVRMSLKEITAQLDPAQFAQVHRSVVVNLRAISHVRRGDNETADIHLKGRNEVLPVSRSYLHLFRQM from the coding sequence ATGACAGCATCCCGGCCGACAGCATTAATCGCCGATGATGAGCCCTTGTTGCGCGAAGCGCTTGCTCGCCAGTTGCAACAAGTATGGCCAGAACTCGAGATCATCGCCGAGGCGCGCAATGGCCGCGACGCGGTAAAGCATTTTGAGGAGCGCCACCCGGATGTTTGCTTTCTCGATGTCCAGATGCCCGGCATGAGCGGCGTGGAAGCGGCGCAGAAAATTGGCCATCGGGCCCATCTGGTATTCGTTACCGCATTCGATCATTACGCCGTGCAAGCGTTTGCCCAGGGCGTGCTCGATTACGTGATGAAGCCAGTGGAATGCGCACGGCTGGCAGAAACGGTCGCGCGCGTAAAAGAGCGCATGCGCGCAGCAGAACCGGCACTGAACACGGAAGCGCTGCTGCAACAGCTGACTGCGCAAATTGCCGAACTTCGCAGTGGTGTGCCTTCAGCACTAAAATGGATTCGGGCGCAGATGGGTAACAATGTGCGGCTGATCGCGGTCGATGACATCGACTTCCTGCGTTCCGATACCAAGTACACCTTGATCGCCTGGCGCGGTGACAACGGCCAGCCGGCGGAAGCGCTAGTGCGCATGTCGCTGAAGGAAATCACCGCGCAACTTGACCCTGCGCAGTTCGCGCAGGTGCATCGCTCGGTTGTGGTCAACCTTCGCGCCATCAGCCATGTCAGGCGCGGCGACAATGAAACGGCTGACATTCATCTCAAGGGACGCAACGAGGTGCTTCCCGTCAGCCGCAGTTACCTGCACCTGTTCCGTCAGATGTAG